A region of Crenobacter cavernae DNA encodes the following proteins:
- a CDS encoding 2OG-Fe(II) oxygenase family protein, translating into MVKKDSWFETSDVMPMFPSLVWKIQLESNLHEAIDADILLALDGMRQDGPELAPGQGWQSDQDLHRLKELRDLVACIDQAAKSILRFLRIGYDAFEITGCWATVLPRGAAHRAHSHPNNFLSGVYYVRTHAGADTINFHDPRNQTGIIRPPVVELTAENTDQVVVKVQDGTLLIFPSYLQHSVDANTSAGERISVSFNIMFSAFTENLSKPLW; encoded by the coding sequence ATGGTCAAGAAAGACTCGTGGTTCGAAACGTCGGATGTGATGCCGATGTTTCCGTCGTTGGTTTGGAAGATTCAGCTCGAGTCCAACCTGCACGAAGCGATCGACGCGGATATCCTGCTGGCCCTCGACGGCATGAGGCAAGACGGGCCAGAACTCGCCCCCGGCCAAGGCTGGCAATCGGATCAGGACCTGCATCGACTCAAAGAACTGCGGGACCTCGTCGCCTGCATCGATCAGGCGGCAAAAAGCATCCTGCGCTTCCTGAGAATCGGCTACGATGCCTTCGAGATCACCGGCTGCTGGGCCACCGTTCTGCCCCGGGGTGCGGCCCACAGGGCGCACAGCCACCCCAACAACTTCCTGAGCGGCGTTTATTACGTCAGAACCCACGCGGGCGCGGACACGATCAACTTCCATGACCCGCGCAACCAGACCGGCATCATCCGGCCTCCGGTGGTGGAACTCACCGCCGAGAATACCGACCAGGTCGTGGTCAAGGTTCAGGATGGCACGCTGCTGATCTTTCCGTCCTACCTGCAACACTCGGTGGACGCCAATACGAGCGCGGGGGAAAGGAT